The DNA window GCTCTTAACTCATAATATGCTATCGTCAAATATCAAAGGTGTGACTAATGGCTTCCCACTACGGATCGAAGTAGAGAGAGTAGTAGAAAAGACCGTGGCTTTCAATGCCGACTTCTTAAAGAACATGTTTGCAAAGGTTGAATGGAATGCTCTGGTGGAGGCCTCGAAAACCATGGGTTACTTTGAGCTACCCGACAACGTGGAATCCTCCTTGCTCGAATCTGATGAGTTCCTTCAGAAGTTCCATCATGCCCTCCTCGAGCTTCACCTTGAAGATGGTGCCTTAGTTTGCCCTGAGACGGGTCGGAAGTTTCCTATCAGTAAGGGGATTCCCAATATGCTGCTTCATGAAGACGAGGTCTGACAGTCTCTTGAATGTGGATCCGTGTGTCAGGAACTGAAGTTGATGGTTTGTAGGATTTCATGTTGTTGGCGATGGGAAAATAATTTCTTGTCTCGTCTTCCTTTCGTATTTATGGCTTCATCGTGCATGATTTCTGGTAATTGGGGGTTGTTTTTTCTGATAAAATTTCGTGTATATATAGTTTTTATAAAATGGCaaattttggttaaaaaaaaaaaattgcaagtgTTAGTTTTCGCCTTGCGTTGCCCCTCTTATTTTGAACTTTTTGGAGTGGCAATATCGAGACTGGAATGTGGTTCGAATATTATAttacttaaataaatataatagtACCCAGTgaaattattatcattattttttcaTACTGTACATTCTTAGAATAATCTTACCCAGAGAAAATGTGCTTGGCACATTGGTTATTGAATCGCAATAAAAATTACAAGCATAGACCCTAGAGGCgagtttaatttttttggttatcaaatataaattattttcttcTCCCAAATGAAATTACAAAATAAAAGTGTTAGACAATGAAAGTTTAAATAGTTTaggattatttatatttttataataattcgagttaattatttttgtaaagTGGAGACGAACAGTAGTTACTCCATAAgtctattgtatattcaaatcTGTACCGTCCGTGACAGAAATAAATATTGTTATAAtacttttcaaaaaaatttaccCTATAACATGCGTTTTGAaaactccttttttttttttgtggctTCGGCCTTCCAAAAAAACtcctttttaatattttgaaatcgTTCAAAGCAAATAACATGCTGAACTCTGAGGTTTAATTTAGTAAAGAGTAGCTCTATTGTGAAACGGTTTCAAGAACTTttatttatgagacggatcaactttactgatattcataataaaaagtaatactcttagcaaaaaaagtaatatttttcatagatgacccaaataagagatcagtctcataaaatacgactcctgagaccgtctcacacaagtttttgtcattagtAAAATAAGACAAATAGTAagtctcttgtaagacgatctcacgaatcttttatctgtgagaccctatgatattcacaataaaaaataatactcttagtttaaaaatatttttttattaatgatccaaataagagatttctctcacaaaatacgacacaaAGTTTCTGTCGAAGGCAATATGTGCTAGGTTCTCACATTCGCTGTACCCTCCCGCAGGGTATCATTGACTGCTTCAGGAAACAATCCACCGTCAACTAATCCAAATCTATAAATACCCATCATTGGTTCTCACTATACGCTTACTCCTCACAAGCCTCGACACTCTCAGAAGAGAAAATTCGATTCGTACaggttttcagtttcagttttctACTCATTCAAAGAATTTCTGATTTATTTTCAAGGTGAAGAGATGATCAACCAATTTATTCGCATTTAACCGGTTATAATTTTCACAAATTTCAATCCGCAGGTTCTCGATTAAGTAATGAAGTGCATTTCGCTTGACTCGATAAATTGAAGCTCGGATAAAAACTTTGAATTGTGACTCTTCAGATTGAAATATAGGGATTCAATTCCAGATTTCATCGTGATTTACAGAATGAGTCGGATTTTAGGACTGTCAGGCTTGAAAAGCCTCGAACAGTTCAAGTATCAACCAGGTTCTAAGTCTGGAGCTGCGAAAACGAAGACACTTCCGATCTCCTTGGACTCGGTTTCCTCTGGAAGCTTCTCGAATCTGAAGAGTACTGCAGGTTGTACATTTTTTAGTTATGCTTTGCCAAAACACTTGTGCGTATCTAACTAGTCACACTGATTTTTCTTTGTATAGAAAAATTGATCAAAGAACAAGCTTCTGCTAAAAAGGACCTCGAACTTACAGTAAGACAAAAAATAACTCTCACATTGTTTACTCATAACTTTCTGCATGTTATAAAGTCTTTGATGCGCAGAAGAACATGTATATATGCATCTGTCCGTATGCTTATTGCAGTTTTTCGTCCATTCATGATTGTATAGCTGTTTGAGACTGGTTTATTCAACTGAAAGCAAGTAAATATGTGTTGTGTATATGTTTCCATTATTCTTATATTAACAGGCGTACAAATTTGGAATCATAAAACTATGATTGGTCCCCCTTCCGTAAGCCTGAGCTTTTTGGGAAAGAGGCTAACTACCGGTAGATGTAAATTTGTTCATATATTTGGTACATCTAAGCAGGGACATGTATCATAgttttgcatttattttttaaatgcaaaacCTGAAACTGAAGTCAGGCTACCACATCTTTTTGTGTTTTTTGGAAATTTCATTTGATTTCTTCATTTAATGAACTAAACTGCGGTGTGAACTTTGACGACATGCAGAATTCTAAGCTCAAGAAACTGACGGAGCAGCTTCAAATACTGGAAGAGAAATTGCAAACTGCACTCAATGAAAATGCAAAGCAAAAAGTGAAGCAGAAAGAGGATGAGAAGCTCTGGAAAGGACTGGACTCTAAGTTCTATTTGACAAAAACGTTGTGCGAACAACTCGATGAAACTTTGCAGCAATTAACTATTCAGGTTCAGGATGGTATGTGTTCTGTACAGCAGGAGATTGCTTATTTCAGTTTTACAGATATTCTGTCGCACTGAATCTACGCTCTTGCAGCTGAGAAAGATAAGGCATATTTTGAAGATAAACTGTCTGAAACATCAGTTGCCCTTGATAAATTACATGAGCAGATGAAGTCTATGTCCTCAAGGTTGGAGTCTTCAGAAGAAACGGTTAAAATTAGTGAGCGACTAACTCCATTAGTCCATCAGTCagatttattttttgaatggATCATCGAAGAAgtgatatcaaattattggacTTGATTCTTTGTGTTATCTTTTTGTGATACTTTTATGACAATGACATGCCTTTTTTACGATAAATCTAGGGGGGCAAGAAATTATGGAACTTGGTCTTGCTAAGGAACAAATGGAGAAATTTTTCCTGGATGAAAAGATTAAGACAACCATCCAGCTTGAGGAGAAAGGTAATGCCGATCaagtaaaatttgaaaaattaaattaattcacagCTAAAGCTTCTGGGACGCTGTATATTTATTAGCCCAAATCTAATAAGTTCAATGAATGAAATATACATGATTCTAAGAacatccaaaatatttgttttacCTTTTCTATTCATCAAGTGTACCGTTAACACCATTAATCTAATCATTTGGTATTGTAATATAACTCCACAAAGTCGTTCACACACCTTTTGCCATTGAAAATTAGTACAGTTATTTGCTTCAAAAAACAAAATGAATACAGTTATCATTATAAGGATGATAATCATTGGTCTATTTTCCGGTAGCTCTAATTCTTTCAGTTTTAGAGCCAGCATGCTTTTATCGGCTAATAGCTATTCATGATAAGTTGTAATCCCATCACATTGTTTGGTTTAGCGAGAGGATTTGTGGTTTGGTT is part of the Primulina tabacum isolate GXHZ01 chromosome 18, ASM2559414v2, whole genome shotgun sequence genome and encodes:
- the LOC142533847 gene encoding multifunctional methyltransferase subunit TRM112 homolog A-like, producing the protein MRLLTHNMLSSNIKGVTNGFPLRIEVERVVEKTVAFNADFLKNMFAKVEWNALVEASKTMGYFELPDNVESSLLESDEFLQKFHHALLELHLEDGALVCPETGRKFPISKGIPNMLLHEDEV